A portion of the Cryptomeria japonica chromosome 5, Sugi_1.0, whole genome shotgun sequence genome contains these proteins:
- the LOC131062041 gene encoding uncharacterized protein LOC131062041: MLLQRSLSVESTLEEALGPSAAIPFKWEEAPGKAKPEEEQRRPAVLQMKGDNDFYNLLLSKQESMGHSTRSLYRPADPGTVPFQWEAEPGRPKTPARMEQLAPLSPPPALLSPARPASPIWGVPTTKWYSQNLMKKIFHRHHQSPNKVSLDSNPGASNSQVSRASRSSGSSSLLSFSRMRSSNGGSELSATTTSSSSSSSCSESPRKELSSQGTGSWLYRSAPQSPNLYHCDPKRHHKENKDTHERKSTEESEEDLEFHDALSKFFNSAEMRFSQVSVGRKQIIDMHGYKIPAAMPRGFLSCLPLFSLLSRRPKIYEDCIDSH, from the exons ATGCTTCTGCAGAGATCCCTTTCAGTGGAGAGTACGCTGGAAGAAGCTTTAGGTCCTTCAGCTGCAATTCCGTTCAAATGGGAGGAAGCGCCGGGGAAAGCcaaaccagaggaagaacagagGCGTCCGGCGGTTCTCCAAATGAAAGGGGACAACGATTTTTATAACCTGTTGCTTAGCAAGCAGGAAAGCATGGGGCATTCCACCAGATCTCTCTACAGGCCTGCCGATCCCGGGACTGTTCCGTTCCAGTGGGAGGCGGAACCAGGCAGGCCCAAAACCCCTGCTCGGATGGAGCAGCTTGCGCCTCTCAGCCCGCCCCCGGCTCTTCTTTCTCCGGCCCGCCCTGCTTCCCCAATTTGGGGAGTCCCAACTACCAAGTGGTACTCACAGAACTTGATGAAGAAGATTTTCCACAGGCATCACCAAAGCCCTAACAAGGTGTCCCTGGATTCAAATCCCGGTGCTTCAAATTCTCAG GTATCAAGAGCCTCCAGATCCAGCGGGAGCAGCAGCCTACTGAGCTTTAGTAGGATGAGGAGCTCTAATGGCGGATCAGAGTTGAGTGCTACAACTACTTCTTCTTCGTCATCATCTTCATGCTCTGAATCTCCCAGAAAAGAGCTATCTAGTCAAGGGACTGGGTCTTGGCTGTATAGAAGCGCTCCTCAGTCTCCCAATTTGTATCACTGTGATCCCAAACGGCATCACAAGGAAAACAAAGATACCCATGAGAGAAAATCAACAGAAGAGAGCGAAGAAGACTTGGAATTTCATGATGCACTCTCAAAGTTCTTCAACTCGGCAGAGATGAGATTTTCACAGGTTAGTGTTGGGAGGAAGCAGATCATAGACATGCACGGATACAAAATACCAGCCGCCATGCCAAGGGGATTCTTGAGCTGTTTG CCTTTGTTTTCGCTTCTTTCACGTCGACCCAAGATTTACGAGGATTGCATAGATTCACATtag